The following DNA comes from Bacillota bacterium.
CCATGCGGACGCCTGTCTGATATACTTACGGGCGTGATCGCGGGGCCTGCGGCGCCTCGAGGCCGGGCGCCGTGCGACACTCGAAGGGGAGGGCGTGCACACAAGACCGCCATGCTTCCAATTCCCAAAAACTACACCCTGGCTGCCGGTGCGGCCGAGGGGGCCACATCGCTCAACGCGTTTGACAACGCGCTTCTGGCCGCAGGAGTCGGCAACCTCAACCTGATCCGCGTTTCGAGCATCCTCCCGGCCGGTGCCCGGCGCGTCGAGTACCTGGACCTGCCGCCGGGGAGCCTGACACCGACGGCCTATGGCAGCATCACCAGCGAGACGCCGGGCGAGCGCATCGCCGCAGCCGTGGCGGTGGGCGTGAGCGAGCGGGGGTTCGGGGTCATCATGGAGTACGCGGGCCGCTGCTCGCGCGAGGAGGCCGAGGCCGAGGTTCGCAAAATGGCCGAGGAGGCGCTGCGCGGGCGGGGTCTGAAGATGGTAGAGCTTTACGTGCGCGCCGTGGAACACCGCGTCGAAAAGATCGGCTGCGCCTTTGCGGCCGTCGCGCTGTGGGGCTAGGAGCCGCCGCCATGGAACTATGGTTCACCGAGAAGCAGCTTCCCGCTTTGGGCATCACGTGCCGGGTCACGCGTGCGCTGGAGGTGCGAAAGACCGAATACCAGCAGCTGGCCGTGCTGGAGACCGAACCGTGGGGGCGTATGCTGGTCCTGGACGGCATGATCCAGCTCACCCAGGCGGACGAGTTCATCTATCACGAGATGCTCGCCCACGTTCCCCTTGCGGCCCACGGCCGTGTCCGCCGGGTCCTGGTGGTGGGCGGCGGCGACGGCGGCACTGTCCGGGAGGTGCTGCGTCACCCCGGCGTGGAGGAAGTGGTGCTGGCCGAGATCGACGCCGAGGTGGTGGAGGTCTGCCGCCGCTTCTTTCCCGAGACGGCCAGTTGCCTGGACGACCCGCGGGTGAGGCTTTCCATCGGGGACGGCATTGCGCACGTAGCCGAACACCCCGCCACCTACGACGCCATCCTGGTGGATTCCACCGAACCGGTCGGCAGGGCCGTAGGCCTGTTCAGCCGGGAGTTTTATGCCAGCTGCCGCAGCGCGCTGCGGCCGGGCGGGATTCTGGCCGCCCAGACCGAATCGCCGTTTTATAACAAGGAATTGATTACCCGCTGCAGCGAGGCCATGCGCGACGTCTTCGGACGTGCCTGGCTGTACCTGGCGCCGGTACCGACGTACCCCAGCGGCCTGTGGAGCTTCACGGTGGCCTCGCTCGGCCCCGATCCGTCTCGGCCCGCCGCGGACGACGGGTGGGCGGTGCCGGGGCTGCGCTACTACTCGAGGGCGGTGCACCGGGCAGCCTTCGTGCTGCCGCCCTTCGTCGAGGCGCTGGTCGCCCCCGGGACAGACGCCCCGGCCAGCAAGAGCCACCGCCACGCGGATCTGTCCCGGACGGAAGAGGGGCGCCTGTGAGCCGAGAAGCGCTGCCACATCCGCACTGGCAGCGAACCACCCCATTCCTCGAGGCCACCACACCCGCCGAAGAGGCAGACCAGGTGATCATCGGTGTTCCTCTCGACCACACCACCAGCTTCCGCCCCGGGACGCGAGAAGCGCCCCGCCGGGTGCGGGACGTCTCCGACGGAATCGAGTCGTTCAGCCCGATGCGCGGCGCCGCTCTCGAGGAACGGCGGATCGCCGACCTGGGGGACCTGATGCTGCCCTGGGGGGACGTCCGCGGGGCGCTGGACATCATCGAGGCGGCGGTCCACGGGGCGCTGCAGGGGGGGCGGCGGCCGGTCATCATCGGCGGCGAGCACCTGCTCACCCTGGGAGCCGTACGGGCGGCGGTGCGGCGCTGGCCCGACCTCGCCGTCGTCCAGCTGGACGCGCACCTGGACCTGCGGGACGAGTATGCGGGGTTGCCGCTCTCGCACGCCACCGTCCTGCGGCGGGTCAGCGAACTGGTCGGGCTGGAGAGGCTGGTTCAGCTGGGCGTGCGGTCGGGGATCCGGGAGGAGTGGGAGCTGTGGAGGCGCACCTGGCGGGTGGACGGCTCACTGGTTGAGGCCGCCCGCCGCCTCTCGCGGGAACTCCGCGGCCGCCCGTTTTACCTTACCATTGACATAGACGTGACCGACCCGGCTTTCGCCCCCGGCACGGGCACCCCGGAGCCCGGCGGGCCCAGCGCCGGGGAGGTGCTGGAGGCGGTGGGGCTCCTGGCCTCGGCGGGACCTGTGGCAGTCGACCTGGTGGAGGTCTGCCCGGTCAAGGATCCGTCGGACATCACGTCACTCCTGGCGGCCAAGCTGCTGCGGGAGGTGCTGGTGGCGGGGCCGGCAGCCCCGAGCCGCCCGGGTCAAGAGAGGGTGGAACGCGTTTGACAGCCGGGTCCGGATCGCCTTCCGGCGTGCGCAGCGTGCTGGACGTGAAGCGAAAGCTCGGCGAGGCGGTGGCGCACATCGTGCAGGATCTGGCCCGCGCTCGCAATGCAGGCGAGATCGACCCGCATCGCCTGGAGAAGGCGTGCGCGGTGGAGGTGCCGAGGGACCCGTCGTTCGGCGACTTTGCCACCGGGGCCGCCATGAATCTGGCCGGGCACTTCCGGCAGCCGCCACGCGCGATCGCCGAAGCGCTGGCCGAACGCCTGCGGCACAGCCACGACACGCTGCGGCTCACCTCCGTCGAGGTGGCCGGGCCCGGCTTCGTCAATGTGAGGCTGGATGGGCGCTGGCTTTACGAGGCGGCGTGCAGCATCATCAACGAAGGGCCCAGGGCCGGCGTGCCCAACGTGGGGAATGGCGAGAGAGTGCAGGTGGAATTCGTCAGCGCCAACCCCACCGGCCCCATGAACGTGGTCAACGCCCGCGCCGCCGCCGTCGGAGACGCCCTGGCGAACCTGCTTTCCGCCGCCGGCTACCAGGTCACGCGGGAGTACTACGTGAACGACGCCGGGCGACAGGCACACCTCTTCGCGCTCTCGGTGGCCGCCCGCATGGCCCAACTTCTGGGCGAACCGGCAACTTTACCCGAGGAGGGCTACCCCGGCGAGTACGTGCGAGAGATCGCCGAGGAACTGTTGACCGAGCAGCCCGACCTGGCGCGCCTCTCGCCTGACGAGCGGCTGGCCCGCATCGGGCGCACCGCCGTGGAGCGTATGCTCGACAGGCAGCGCCGCCAGCTCGAAGCGTTCGGCGTGCGCTTCGACGTCTGGTACCGGGAGCACACCCTTTACCAGGCGGGCCGGGTACAGGCGGTGCTTCGCCTGCTCGAGGAGCGGGGGTTCCTCTACGAGGCCGAAGGGGCGAAGTGGCTGCGCTCTACTGCCTTCGGCGACGACAAGGACCGGGTCGTCGTGAAAAGCGACGGCAGCCTCACTTACCTTGCAAGCGACATCGCCTACCACCACGACAAGTTCCAGCGGGGCTTCCAGCGCGTCATCGACATCTGGGGTCCCGACCACCACGGCTACGTGGCACGTATGAAGGCCGCCATGCAGGCCCTGGGCTATGCGGCCGATAGGCTTGAGGTCATCATCCTGCAGCTCGTGTCGCTGGTGCGGGGCGGGCAGGCCGTACGGATGTCGAAGCGGGCGGGGGAGTTTGTGACGCTGGCCGACCTCGTGGAAGAGGTGGGACCGGATGCAGCCCGCTACTTCTTCCTCTCCCGGAGCCCCGAGAGCCCGGTCGAGGTGGACCTGGATCTGGCGGCCATGCAGAGCATGGAGAACCCGGTCTACTACGTGCAGTACGCCCACGCCCGCATCTGCAGCGTCTTCCGCCAGGGGGCAGCCGAGGGAGCGGCGCCCCCAGAGCACGTCGAACCCGGCGACCTGGAGCCGCTCGTGACGCCCCACGAGCAGGCGGTGCTCAAGGTGCTGGCGCGCTACGCCGAGGACGTGCTGGACGGCGCGCTGCGCCGGGAGCCCCAGCGCATCGTGGGCCTGCTCTACGAGCTTGCGTCGGCGTTCCACAGCTTTTACAACGAGCACAGGCTCCTGCATCCCGATCCGGCGCTGCGAAGGGCACGCCTTGCGCTGGCGGAGGCGGCCCGGCGGGTGCTCGCGGACGGGCTGTCCCTTTTGGGCGTCTCGGCACCGGAGCGGATGTAAGGCAAAGGCAGGGGGTTTGGCCGGAGTCTGTTTGGGGAATCACTCAGGCGCTCGGTGAAGATACTGGGCAGGGGACTGCGGCTCAGCTACGACTACCTGGGCATGGTGCTGGCCGGTTCGACCCTGTGGTTCTTCGTCGGCCTGGTGCCGGCCGCGCTGGCCGGGG
Coding sequences within:
- a CDS encoding arginine decarboxylase, pyruvoyl-dependent, translating into MLPIPKNYTLAAGAAEGATSLNAFDNALLAAGVGNLNLIRVSSILPAGARRVEYLDLPPGSLTPTAYGSITSETPGERIAAAVAVGVSERGFGVIMEYAGRCSREEAEAEVRKMAEEALRGRGLKMVELYVRAVEHRVEKIGCAFAAVALWG
- the speE gene encoding polyamine aminopropyltransferase; protein product: MELWFTEKQLPALGITCRVTRALEVRKTEYQQLAVLETEPWGRMLVLDGMIQLTQADEFIYHEMLAHVPLAAHGRVRRVLVVGGGDGGTVREVLRHPGVEEVVLAEIDAEVVEVCRRFFPETASCLDDPRVRLSIGDGIAHVAEHPATYDAILVDSTEPVGRAVGLFSREFYASCRSALRPGGILAAQTESPFYNKELITRCSEAMRDVFGRAWLYLAPVPTYPSGLWSFTVASLGPDPSRPAADDGWAVPGLRYYSRAVHRAAFVLPPFVEALVAPGTDAPASKSHRHADLSRTEEGRL
- the speB gene encoding agmatinase, with the protein product MSREALPHPHWQRTTPFLEATTPAEEADQVIIGVPLDHTTSFRPGTREAPRRVRDVSDGIESFSPMRGAALEERRIADLGDLMLPWGDVRGALDIIEAAVHGALQGGRRPVIIGGEHLLTLGAVRAAVRRWPDLAVVQLDAHLDLRDEYAGLPLSHATVLRRVSELVGLERLVQLGVRSGIREEWELWRRTWRVDGSLVEAARRLSRELRGRPFYLTIDIDVTDPAFAPGTGTPEPGGPSAGEVLEAVGLLASAGPVAVDLVEVCPVKDPSDITSLLAAKLLREVLVAGPAAPSRPGQERVERV
- the argS gene encoding arginine--tRNA ligase; protein product: MTAGSGSPSGVRSVLDVKRKLGEAVAHIVQDLARARNAGEIDPHRLEKACAVEVPRDPSFGDFATGAAMNLAGHFRQPPRAIAEALAERLRHSHDTLRLTSVEVAGPGFVNVRLDGRWLYEAACSIINEGPRAGVPNVGNGERVQVEFVSANPTGPMNVVNARAAAVGDALANLLSAAGYQVTREYYVNDAGRQAHLFALSVAARMAQLLGEPATLPEEGYPGEYVREIAEELLTEQPDLARLSPDERLARIGRTAVERMLDRQRRQLEAFGVRFDVWYREHTLYQAGRVQAVLRLLEERGFLYEAEGAKWLRSTAFGDDKDRVVVKSDGSLTYLASDIAYHHDKFQRGFQRVIDIWGPDHHGYVARMKAAMQALGYAADRLEVIILQLVSLVRGGQAVRMSKRAGEFVTLADLVEEVGPDAARYFFLSRSPESPVEVDLDLAAMQSMENPVYYVQYAHARICSVFRQGAAEGAAPPEHVEPGDLEPLVTPHEQAVLKVLARYAEDVLDGALRREPQRIVGLLYELASAFHSFYNEHRLLHPDPALRRARLALAEAARRVLADGLSLLGVSAPERM